In Populus nigra chromosome 10, ddPopNigr1.1, whole genome shotgun sequence, the following proteins share a genomic window:
- the LOC133704275 gene encoding zinc finger protein SHOOT GRAVITROPISM 5, whose product MLDSTTTSTAPSPSSDPFTISLDNGVTNKRKRKPAGTPDPDAEVVSLSPRTLLESDRYVCEICNQGFQRDQNLQMHRRRHKVPWKLLKRETQEVKKRVYVCPEPSCLHHDPFHALGDLVGIKKHFRRKHSNHKQWVCEKCSKGYAVQSDYKAHLKTCGTRGHSCDCGRVFSRVESFIEHQDACTVRGAQPELQALQPACSSRTASSTSPSSDANFNIAPLSGIPMSKPTEQVYLCSDRNDASTSSQQEHNLELQLLPSSSNHLPQNPDEPHAANLKLSIGSSDHSCEKDGSNKAIGDPSWHKSTSNEPALEAAKLKEFTNEQLRLAMTEKAYAEEARQQAKRQIEMAELEFANAKRIRQQAQSELEKAQLLKEEATKKFSSTIMQVTCQVCKQQFHASTAAAPADETSLAMSYMSSATTEGDGE is encoded by the exons ATGCTCGACAGCACCACCACTTCAACTGCTCCATCTCCTTCCTCTGATCCCTTCACAATTTCCTTGGATAATGGGGTcaccaataaaagaaaaagaaaacctgcAGGCACACCAG atccaGATGCAGAGGTTGTATCTCTATCGCCCAGGACCCTACTAGAATCAGACAGATATGTTTGTGAGATCTGCAACCAAGGGTTTCAAAGAGACCAGAACCTTCAAATGCACAGGAGAAGGCACAAGGTGCCATGGAAGCTACTGAAAAGGGAGACACAAGAAGTGAAGAAGAGAGTTTATGTATGCCCAGAGCCAAGCTGCTTACATCATGACCCTTTCCATGCTTTAGGAGATCTTGTTGGCATAAAGAAGCATTTTAGAAGGAAGCATAGTAATCACAAGCAGTGGGTTTGTGAGAAGTGCTCTAAGGGTTACGCGGTTCAGTCTGATTACAAAGCTCACCTCAAGACTTGTGGCACAAGAGGTCATTCTTGTGACTGTGGCCGTGTCTTTTCCAG GGTGGAGAGTTTCATTGAGCACCAAGATGCTTGCACAGTAAGGGGAGCCCAGCCTGAACTACAGGCATTGCAGCCGGCCTGCTCTTCTAGAACTGCTTCAAGCACCAGCCCTTCAAGTGATGCCAATTTTAACATAGCACCCTTATCAGGGATACCAATGTCAAAGCCAACCGAACAAGTTTACTTGTGCTCGGATAGAAATGACGCGTCTACTTCTAGTCAGCAAGAACATAATCTTGAACTTCAGCTCTTACCATCTTCAAGCAATCACTTACCACAAAACCCTGACGAGCCTCATGCTGCGAATTTGAAGCTTTCAATAGGGTCAAGTGATCATAGTTGTGAAAAGGATGGATCAAACAAGGCCATTGGGGATCCGAGTTGGCATAAAAGCACTTCTAATGAGCCTGCACTCGAAGCAGCAAAGCTAAAAGAGTTTACAAATGAACAGTTGAGGTTGGCTATGACTGAAAAGGCCTATGCCGAGGAGGCTAGACAACAAGCAAAGAGGCAAATTGAGATGGCTGAACTGGAATTTGCAAATGCAAAGAGGATTAGGCAACAAGCTCAATCTGAACTTGAAAAGGCTCAACTTTTGAAAGAGGAAGCTACAAAGAAATTTAGTTCTACCATTATGCAAGTCACCTGCCAAGTTTGCAAGCAACAATTCCACGCATCAACTGCTGCTGCACCGGCAGACGAGACTTCTCTTGCTATGAGTTACATGTCCTCAGCAACTACTGAAGGGGATGGAGAATGA
- the LOC133705754 gene encoding LOW QUALITY PROTEIN: serine/threonine-protein kinase BRI1-like 2 (The sequence of the model RefSeq protein was modified relative to this genomic sequence to represent the inferred CDS: substituted 1 base at 1 genomic stop codon) — protein sequence MESNPVQLFHHLALALLLFVFSVSVSVTEQGPVPSIRTDAAALLSFKKIIQNDPNRVLSGWQINRSPCNWYGVSCTLGRVTHLDLSGSSLAGTISFDPLSSLDMLSALNLSSNPFTVNSTSLLHLPYALQQLQLSSTGLEGPVPEKFFSKNPNLVYVNLSHNNLSSLPDDLLLNSDKVQALDLSYNNFTGSISGLRVENSCNSLSQLDLSGNFLMDSIPPSLSNCTNLKTLNLSFNMITGEIPGSLGELGSLQRLDLSHNHISGWIPSELGNACNSLLELKLSYNNISGPIPVSFSPCSWLQTLDLSNNNISGPFPDSILQNLGSLERLLISYNLISGLFPASVSYCKSLKVLDLSSNKFSGTIPPDICPGAASLEELRLPDNLIEGEIPAQLSQCSKLKTLDLSINFLNGSIPAELGNLENLEQLIAWYNGLEGKIPPELGKCKNLKDLILNNNNLSGIIPVELFSCSNLEWISLTSNQFTGKIPREFGLLSRLAVLQLANNSLSGEIPTELGNCSSLVWLDLNSNKLTGEIPPRLGRQLGAKALSGILSGNTLVFVRNVGNSCKGVGGLLEFAGIKAERLLQVPTLXTCDFTRLYSGAVLSLFTQYQTLEYLDLSYNELRGKIPDEVGEMMALQVLELAHNQLSGEIPASLGQLKNLGVFDASHNRLQGQIPDSFSNLSFLVQIDLSNNELTGEIPQRGQLSTLPATQYANNPGLCGVPLNPCGSGNSHAASNPAPDGGRGGRKSSATSWANSIVLGILISIASLCILVVWAIAMRVRHKEAEEVKMLNSLQASHAATTWKIDKEKEPLSINVATFQRQLRKLKFSQLIEATNGFSAASLIGCGGFGEVFKATLKDGSSVAIKKLIRLSCQGDREFMAEMETLGKIKHRNLVPLLGYCKIGEERLLVYEFMEFGSLEEMLHGRGRARDRPILTWDERKKIARGAAKGLCFLHHNCIPHIIHRDMKSSNVLLDHEMEARVSDFGMARLISALDTHLSVSTLAGTPGYVPPEYYQSFRCTAKGDVYSFGVVLLELLTGKRPTDKEDFGDTNLVGWVKMKVREGKQMEVIDPEFLSVTKGTDEAEAEEVKEMVRYLEISLQCVDDFPSKRPSMLQVVAMLRELMPGSANGSSNSG from the coding sequence ATGGAGAGTAACCCGGTTCAGCTTTTCCATCATCTTGCACTTGCACTCCTTCTCTTCGTGTTTTCTGTTTCGGTTTCCGTGACCGAGCAGGGTCCCGTTCCATCGATAAGGACCGATGCTGCAGCCCTTCTTTCattcaagaagattattcaaaATGACCCAAATAGAGTTTTATCAGGGTGGCAGATTAATCGAAGTCCATGCAACTGGTATGGTGTCTCTTGCACTCTTGGAAGAGTCACTCATCTTGATCTTAGTGGAAGTTCTCTTGCTGGGACCATCTCTTTCGATCCTTTATCTTCTCTTGACATGTTATCTGCTCTGAATTTATCTTCGAATCCGTTTACTGTAAATTCCACCTCTTTGCTTCACCTCCCATACGCACTGCAACAGCTTCAGTTATCTTCTACTGGACTTGAAGGTCCGGTTCCTGAGAAATTTTTCTCCAAGAACCCGAATCTTGTTTACGTAAACCTTTCTCATAATAATTTGTCGTCATTACCAGATGATCTCTTATTGAACTCTGATAAAGTTCAGGCACTTGACCTTTCTTATAACAATTTTACAGGGTCCATTTCAGGTTTGAGAGTTGAGAATTCCTGCAACTCCTTGTCGCAACTTGATCTATCGGGAAACTTTTTAATGGACTCCATTCCTCCTTCACTTTCAAATTGTACAAATCTCAAAACTTTGAATCTTTCGTTCAATATGATCACAGGAGAGATCCCCGGGTCTCTAGGTGAACTGGGCAGTTTACAGAGATTGGATCTCTCTCACAATCATATCTCTGGTTGGATTCCTTCTGAGCTGGGAAATGCATGTAATTCACTTCTAGAACTTAAGCTTTCATATAACAACATTTCAGGCCCGATTCCTGTCTCCTTTTCCCCTTGTTCTTGGCTGCAAACTCTTGATTTGTCTAACAACAACATATCAGGGCCTTTTCCAGATTCTATCCTTCAAAATCTTGGTTCATTGGAGAGATTGCTGATAAGTTACAACCTAATTTCTGGATTATTTCCAGCTTCAGTTTCTTACTGCAAAAGCTTAAAAGTTTTGGATCTTAGTTCCAATAAATTTTCTGGCACCATTCCACCAGATATATGCCCAGGTGCAGCCTCTCTTGAGGAGCTGAGATTGCCGGATAATCTCATTGAGGGAGAAATCCCAGCACAACTATCACAATGTTCCAAGCTGAAGACGCTTGATCTCAGCATAAACTTCCTTAATGGATCGATCCCGGCTGAGCTTGGAAACCTCGAGAATCTGGAGCAGCTAATAGCATGGTATAATGGTCTGGAAGGGAAAATTCCACCGGAATTGGGCAAATGCAAGAATCTGAAGGATCTAATTCTCAATAACAACAACCTAAGCGGCATAATTCCAGTTGAATTATTCAGTTGCAGTAATCTTGAATGGATATCTCTCACAAGCAATCAATTCACAGGTAAAATCCCAAGAGAATTCGGCCTTCTGTCAAGGTTAGCGGTCTTGCAACTAGCGAACAATAGTTTGAGTGGAGAGATACCGACAGAACTAGGAAATTGCAGCAGCTTGGTTTGGTTGGACTTAAACAGCAACAAGCTCACTGGTGAAATCCCACCTCGACTTGGTCGGCAGCTGGGGGCAAAAGCATTGAGTGGAATTCTGTCCGGAAACACTTTGGTGTTTGTTCGGAATGTGGGGAATTCATGCAAAGGAGTTGGAGGTTTGCTGGAATTTGCTGGAATCAAAGCCGAAAGACTTTTGCAGGTACCAACTTTGTAGACTTGTGATTTCACAAGATTGTATTCAGGAGCAGTCCTGAGCCTTTTcacacaataccaaacactgGAGTATTTGGATCTGTCTTACAATGAGCTCCGAGGGAAAATTCCGGACGAAGTAGGGGAAATGATGGCCCTCCAAGTTCTTGAATTAGCTCATAACCAGCTATCTGGAGAGATTCCTGCATCACTTGGCCAGCTCAAGAATTTGGGTGTGTTTGATGCATCGCATAACAGATTGCAGGGTCAAATCCCAGATTCATTCTCAAATCTATCTTTCTTGGTGCAAATTGATCTTTCAAATAATGAATTAACTGGGGAAATCCCACAGAGGGGGCAGCTCAGTACACTTCCAGCAACCCAGTACGCAAACAATCCAGGACTTTGCGGGGTTCCACTGAACCCGTGTGGGAGCGGAAACAGTCACGCGGCATCTAATCCAGCCCCAGATGGTGGCAGAGGAGGTAGAAAGAGTTCAGCTACATCGTGGGCTAATAGCATTGTCTTAGGGATCCTCATCTCCATTGCTTCCCTGTGCATTTTGGTCGTGTGGGCGATAGCGATGCGTGTGAGGCATAAGGAAGCAGAGGAGGTCAAGATGCTTAATAGTCTGCAAGCATCTCATGCTGCTACAACATGGAAGATTGACAAAGAGAAAGAACCATTAAGCATCAACGTTGCTACATTTCAGAGGCAGCTGAGGAAGCTCAAGTTTTCTCAGCTCATTGAGGCCACCAATGGCTTCTCTGCAGCCAGCCTTATTGGGTGTGGTGGGTTTGGAGAGGTGTTTAAGGCCACATTGAAGGATGGTTCTAGTGTTGCAATCAAGAAACTGATAAGATTAAGCTGCCAGGGTGATCGAGAGTTCATGGCCGAAATGGAAACTCTAGGGAAGATAAAGCATAGGAACCTTGTTCCTCTTCTTGGATATTGCAAAATTGGTGAAGAGAGACTGCTTGTGTATGAATTCATGGAGTTTGGAAGTCTCGAGGAAATGCTACATGGAAGAGGAAGAGCACGAGACAGACCGATTCTAACTTGGGATGAAAGGAAAAAGATTGCCAGAGGTGCAGCCAAGGGACTTTGTTTTTTACACCACAATTGCATCCCGCACATTATTCACCGAGACATGAAGTCAAGCAATGTGCTGTTGGACCACGAAATGGAAGCAAGAGTTTCAGATTTTGGAATGGCAAGGCTCATAAGTGCACTTGACACACATCTTAGTGTAAGCACACTAGCAGGAACGCCGGGGTATGTGCCGCCTGAGTACTACCAAAGTTTTCGGTGCACTGCAAAAGGAGATGTCTATTCGTTTGGTGTTGTCCTACTGGAACTCCTGACAGGTAAACGCCCCACAGATAAAGAGGATTTTGGAGACACTAACTTGGTGGGTTGGGTGAAAATGAAGGTAAGAGAAGGGAAACAGATGGAAGTGATAGACCCAGAATTTCTCTCCGTGACTAAAGGAACTGATGAAGCAGAGGCAGAAGAAGTTAAAGAAATGGTTAGGTATTTGGAAATATCATTGCAGTGTGTTGATGATTTTCCTTCCAAGAGGCCTAGCATGTTGCAAGTGGTGGCCATGTTGAGAGAGCTGATGCCTGGATCAGCCAATGGAAGCAGCAACAGTGgttga